From the Hevea brasiliensis isolate MT/VB/25A 57/8 chromosome 13, ASM3005281v1, whole genome shotgun sequence genome, the window CCCTTCAACCttctccaatttttttttaaataaataggtCATATATCATTAATCAGATTATATGAATCATATTGTGTGACCTGTTTAATTTACTTGTTTAATAAATAGATCATTAAATGAGTTATATGGGTCATGTCATGTGATCTATTTAGCTAACCTATCTATTGAATGGATTATCATATCGTATGatctatttaataaaataaattattgacatcattaatttttcaattattttaatataattataatttaattttacctGAGTTCAAGTCTTATCCTCCCCTTGCAACCTTCtccaatttttttaaataaataggtCATATATCATTAATCGATTATATGAATCATATTGTGTGACCTGCTTAATTTACTTGTTTAATAAATAGATCATTAAATGAGTTATATGGGTCATGTCATGTGATCTATTTAGCTAACCTATCTATTGAATGGATTATCATATCGTATGatctatttaataaaataaattattgacatcattaatttttcaattattttaatataattataatttaattttacccAGGTTCAAGTCTTATCCTCCCCCCCTTGCAACCttctccaatttttttttaaataaataggtCATATATCATTAATCAGATTATATGAATCATATTGTGTGACCTGTTTAATTTACTTGTTTAATAAATAGATCATTAAATGAGTTATATGGGTCATGTCATGTGATCTATTTAGCTAACCTATCTATTGAATGGATTATCATATCGTATGatctatttaataaataagtCGTATTTGAATTTAAAGTTTATGACATGATTAATAATCATATCATATTCAGGTTGAGCATTATAGTGTCGTGTTAAAATAAGACACAACCTATTTAAACACGACAAATATTGCCACATCTATtgtatctttttttatttttcttcaacaaATCGACAAAAGAGAAAAACCCTACTTGACCACCACAAAAGTTGAAAATTGCTTTTAGTCATCACCCATTTATACTCATTCTTATGCATTTACCAATAATCACTCCATCTCAAGagtttaggtttttttttttaaaaaaaaaaaaaaaaaaactcatacctaaatttttttttaaataagaataaaaaaaataaaaaaaaaaaacctcactaGGAATAAACCGAGATAAATTTATGAAAAGCCAGTTCAatcatattttattacattatattccaAATCTCAGTTGGTAGAATTTATAGCTGTGTCAATTCCAATGGAAGTAATGAGTAAGACGAGCCAAACAATCTCCAAAGCCACTCTGGAGAGTGAGTTCCAACACTATAGCAACCAGAAACAATTTGTACAAAAGAAAGTCCTCTGAATCCCCCATATGCCCTGTATGTCATCTCCAGCCTGAAACAGTTGAGCACATGCTGTTTTTCGGCCCTCCTGCCCATGTAACATGGTTTGGTTCAATTTTGGGTTATATTCCTGCAGTTAATGGGTTTGGTTCTTTTACTGATTAGTGGAAAATGATGCTCAATATTTCAAAGTCAACtgataaaaaagaattaaagctGGCAAGTCTTCTGTGCTGGCATATATGGAAGTCCCGTAACAATGTTGTGCTCAATTCTTCACGCCTTGATCCTAGTGATACTATAAGAAAAGCTCAGAATGCTCTTGATGAACTGCTCAATCTAGCTATTCCACAACGGCATTCTGAGAATCGTCCTGGTAGACAGGTAGTCTCTCAAAGCCACCATTGGACTCCTTCTGTTGTAACGTGAAGGTCAATGTTGATGCGTCTTTTGATGGAGAATCCTTTTATGCTATGTATGGAGTGACTGTGAGGAATGCAGATGGCATGTTGATTGATGGTTGTGTTGCAAAGTATATCAGTCATTCTCCCCTTGCAGCTAAGGCTTATGCTCTTAGAGCAGCATGTCTTTTTATTGCTAATAGAGGTTTTTCTCCAGTCTCTGTTGAAACTGATTCTCAGCAACTGGTTCTGTTACTCTCTTCTCAAGCTTCAATTTGGCCTTGGGATGTTAAGCCTTTCATTCATGACATTAAGAGTTTCTTGTCAATCTATCCTTCCAGTGTAATTAGATATATTCCTAGAGCAGCAAACAAATGTGCTGACTGGGTTGCCAAAAATGCTAGAATGGGAGATTTTACAAGATAGGTTTTCAGCTTTTTCATGAATAAAAGTTGTCCAttactgttaaaaaaaaaaacctttaacTTTCTAATAATTATGATAAATTGAAAATCTAGCTAAATTAAAAGACAAACTTATTTTCTAGATTAAATTTAtgatcattaaaaaaattaaaatttgttcaCAATACCTAAAATATAagtttttaatatctttaatatacttttttatataaaaggattaattatattttgatatttttcataattaattgaaGTATGGCATTTTTTTTTCCCTTCCATTCCAAGACTTCCTAAATCTCTGCTTAATGCTGATTTTGAGTTTGACTCCCTCTGccctggatttttttttttttttttttataaagggttttttgaaattaagagaaattcatAAATTCAacttaattttttgaaaatataataatttaataacttttttttactaaaaaattACTCTGTTAACGTCATAAATACCACCACCCTACAATAATTACCATAATCATTATCATTTATTATTATcatcataaataaattaaatatgaaaaataaaaactttCATTACATTACATTAGCTACATTTTTATTttacaaacataaaaatataattatattacacTACCACATTCATTTCATCGTATTATAATATTACATTATAGTTTCTATCATGCTTAAAGTTTATTTTATGGAAAAAAgcacaattcttttttttttttttttcccctttctaAGCACAATTCTTTCCTCCTTATATGAAACaagatttatatattcatcaaatAAGAGATGTTGCTCGTAAGAGGATGTTAAGACATGGCAATTCTTGGACCGCATACTGCAATTTCACCTGGAGAAAATAACAGCAACAAGAGCATTAAATTAATGCCTGCATCATTGCACTATCAATCCTTTTGTTCAGCCTCGAATCATTCCACCaagatcaagaaaaaaaaaataatgtaattTTCCACTACATTTTAATATTTGATGTTCAAGATTCTGACAGGACTCAATACTTCTCTACCAAATAAATGTCACAACAATTTCAAAGCCCTGCTCCGTCTCCCCAGCATAATCATAATTTAGCTACTCTAAGCAAGTAGAAGTATCCCAGAGAACATTATACATACCAAAATTTCTGAAGCCTATACTAAGCTTTCTATTTGACATACAAAATTTCTTCTCTGAACTGCTGAAATCCGGTACGACATACGCTGCCATTTTAACCAATGATATTCATGGCATAATGTCAAGTGTGAACTGCATTTTCTGTATCATCACACGTGCAAGAATACCGACATTTCCGAGGGGCGTGTCTAATTTGCATTGGCAAGCTTGTATCTAACATCCCCAGGCATCAATCCGAGACAGTAATCCTCTTTTCCAACAATGATTCCAAAAATGCTGAACATAGTTTGGTGAGGGGTGGAAGATTATGTGATGACCCACTAAACATGgtttccaacagcttctcggatgGTACAAATGGAACTACTGCTGAAGTCTGGGTTCTTTTCAGGTTAGACTCTGGGAGCTCACCATAGATAGATGCATACCCAAATTTCCCTGACATAAACAAGGGGACAGGAAAATGAAAAACAAAGCAAAGAAAACATTGGCCAGGTTATTAAATGCataaataattctaataatcatttgctaatttcatttctcaaataaACCCAATATAAATTGTTTTCACGCAGTATCAACTAAAAACACAAGTTTAAAAGATAAAATGCTCACTtgacaattataaaaaaaaatggtgaaaaaaaaagaaagaaaattacaCTTAATGATCAATTACTCTTTCTACTTCCATCAAATTATGACCTGTAGAAAGCAACTAAGGGGCTATTTGGCATCATCGtccaaaattacaaaattcaaaattaaaaacagaaaaaaaaaaaattaacaatgggaaacagaaaatcaagttcatgtttggttgcattcctgataataaaataaaaaaaagggcttttttattttgcttttattTCAAATAGGAATGATTTgttctattaaaaaaattataaactaaTGACCATACGAATCAATtgcataataaaataaattaattgaaaatttatcatatatgaaaaaatattttttattatgcaATTGATTCATATAACtacaaatatataatataattaaaataaatgtcttaaatattaaaaaaaaagtccTACTCGGGTATCCTCGTGTACAATTCCCCATATATAATTTGTAGTACTATTCATACACTGCTACTCTGTGATCAATCACAACATCAAAAAGATTAGATATGCACAGTATTGCGTCCATTCTTTGAATCTTGTTACTTGAACTCAGGAAGTGAGAAAAGCCTTTACAAAAATCATGTTCAATTAACATGAATAAACAGCTTTTTTGGGTTTTCTTGGTTTTCTTTATTTTGGCAAgtgattttataattaaaacatcGAACTAAAACAAACACATTTTTCATTACTCTTCTTTTACTGTAGAAAAactacataataataataataagaagaagaagaagaagaataataacaacaataataacaaTAACAAACAGGATAGCAC encodes:
- the LOC131172141 gene encoding uncharacterized protein LOC131172141; the encoded protein is MMLNISKSTDKKELKLASLLCWHIWKSRNNVVLNSSRLDPSDTIRKAQNALDELLNLAIPQRHSENRPGRQVNVDASFDGESFYAMYGVTVRNADGMLIDGCVAKYISHSPLAAKAYALRAACLFIANRGFSPVSVETDSQQLVLLLSSQASIWPWDVKPFIHDIKSFLSIYPSSVIRYIPRAANKCADWVAKNARMGDFTR